One window of the Camelina sativa cultivar DH55 chromosome 1, Cs, whole genome shotgun sequence genome contains the following:
- the LOC104709972 gene encoding signal peptidase complex subunit 3A, with product MHTFGYRANALLTFAITALAFICAIASFSDKFSNQNPSAEIQILNINRFKKQSHGNDEVSLTLDISADLQSLFTWNTKQVFVFVAAEYETPKNFLNQVSLWDAIIPAKEDAKFRIQVSNKYRFIDQGQNLRGKEFNLTLHWHVMPKTGKMFADKIVMPGYSLPDAYR from the exons ATGCATACTTTTGGATACAGAGCTAATGCTCTGCTCACGTTCGCAATCACGGCGCTTGCCTTCATCTGCGCAATCGCGTCTTTCTCTGACAAATTCAGTAACCAAAACCCCTCTGCTGAGATCCAG ATACTTAATATTAATCGGTTTAAGAAGCAATCTCATGGAAACGATGAG GTCAGCTTGACATTGGACATATCAGCAGACTTGCAGTCACTATTTACTTGGAACACCAAACAG GTTTTTGTTTTCGTAGCAGCAGAGTATGAAACCCCGAAGAATTTTCTGAATCAG GTTTCTCTATGGGATGCCATAATCCCTGCCAAGGAAGATGCCAAATTCCGAATTCAAGTCTCAAACAAGTACCGTTTCATCGATCAG GGACAGAATCTTCGTGGAAAAGAATTCAACTTGACACTACACTGGCATGTGATGCCCAAGACCGGCAAGATGTTTGCTGACAAAATAGTCATGCCCGGTTACAGTTTACCAGATGCAtacagatga
- the LOC104709709 gene encoding E3 ubiquitin-protein ligase ATL6-like has translation MRSSDHKSPHMGFSGVLPIVLLLLLSSADLAASQAQPGPTNQPYNYGKLSPAMAVIVVILIAALFFMGFFSIYFRHCSGVPDAGVSPAGGVRSRGTVNAAARGLDASVVETFPTFLYSDVKTQKLGKGELECAICLNEFEDDETLRLLPKCDHVFHPHCIDAWLEAHVTCPVCRANLAEQVADEGESVEPGGTEPDLELQQVAANPEPVVTTAPVPEQLVTSEIDTRRLPGVPVDLKRVKFSRSHTTGHSVVPPGECTERFTLRLPEDVRKRIMNDWELNRSNSLVNLPRGGSSRRGKTIDRTRARSDRWLFRKTPSFLWRNRDDGSIRLGSTGSVRANAVPNSTGGDSVRGGDRWAFLRNPSFLWRNSSVHVQRGGVNKDGEGTSVKSAGPSGSASVSVRLPV, from the coding sequence atgagaagcTCTGATCACAAGAGTCCACATATGGGGTTTTCCGGCGTTTTGCCGATTGTTCTCTTGCTTTTATTATCATCGGCGGATCTAGCGGCGAGTCAGGCACAGCCCGGTCCAACAAACCAACCTTACAACTACGGCAAGCTAAGTCCAGCCATGGCTGTGATCGTCGTGATCCTTATCGCCGCTCTCTTCTTCATGGGGTTCTTCTCCATCTACTTCCGCCACTGCTCCGGCGTACCAGACGCCGGCGTTTCTCCAGCTGGCGGAGTTCGATCCAGAGGAACCGTCAACGCGGCAGCGCGTGGTCTTGACGCTTCGGTCGTCGAGACCTTTCCCACGTTCTTGTACTCGGACGTGAAGACGCAGAAGCTTGGTAAAGGTGAGTTGGAGTGCGCGATTTGTCTGAACGAGTTCGAAGACGacgaaacgctgcgtttgcttCCCAAGTGTGATCACGTGTTTCACCCTCACTGCATCGACGCTTGGCTCGAGGCTCATGTGACTTGTCCTGTTTGTAGAGCGAATCTTGCTGAACAGGTTGCTGATGAAGGTGAATCGGTTGAACCGGGAGGAACTGAACCGGATCTTGAGTTGCAGCAAGTGGCCGCGAATCCTGAACCGGTGGTTACTACTGCTCCGGTACCGGAACAATTAGTGACGAGTGAAATCGATACGAGGAGATTACCTGGCGTACCGGTGGATCTCAAACGAGTTAAATTCTCGAGATCGCATACAACGGGACATTCGGTGGTTCCGCCGGGAGAATGTACCGAGCGGTTTACTCTCCGGTTACCGGAAGATGTTAGGAAGAGGATAATGAATGATTGGGAATTAAACCGGTCGAATAGTCTTGTGAATCTTCCAAGGGGAGGGAGTTCGAGGAGAGGTAAAACGATTGATCGGACAAGGGCTCGGTCTGACAGGTGGCTGTTCCGTAAAACGCCGTCGTTTCTATGGAGGAATCGTGATGATGGTTCTATTAGGCTAGGTAGTACCGGAAGCGTTCGAGCCAATGCTGTACCGAACTCAACCGGTGGTGATTCGGTACGTGGAGGAGACCGGTGGGCTTTTCTAAGAAATCCGTCGTTTCTGTGGAGGAACTCTTCGGTACATGTGCAAAGAGGAGGAGTCAATAAAGACGGCGAAGGAACTTCGGTTAAATCGGCCGGTCCAAGTGGCTCAGCTAGCGTTTCGGTGAGATTACCGGTTTAG
- the LOC104709795 gene encoding DNA excision repair protein ERCC-1-like isoform X2, translating to MANEDDEGEKSRSVHQQIANKHKTQILIGVPSYREVLESSQTKSTPPSFFKPSQSFSQAFAFVKSSDVYSPPPPSSAAASSSHPPGASQVPSSSQTFQSDGASSSSTNGSLPSNTTQTRNAILVSNRQKGNPLLKHIRNVKWVFSDIIPDYVLGQTSCALYLSLRYHLLHPDYLYFRIRELQKNFKLRVVLCHVDVEDTVKPLLEVTKTALLHDCTLLCAWSMTECARYLETIKVYENKPADLIQGQMDTDYLSRLNHSLTSIRHVNKSDVVTLGSTFGSLAHIIDASMEDLARCPGIGEREAFV from the exons ATGGCGAATGAAGACGACGAGGGTGAGAAATCCAGAAGCGTTCATCAACAGATTGCTAATAAACACAAAACCCAGATCTTAATTGGTGTGCCATCGTACCGGGAAGTTTTGGAAAGCTCGCAGACGAAGTCCACGCCTCCTTCTTTTTTCAAACCTTCCCAGAGTTTCTCTCAAGCATTCGCTTTCGTCAAATCGTCCGACGTTTActctcctcctccgccttcCTCAGCCGCCGCCTCTTCTTCACATCCGCCGGGCGCTTCTCAGGTGCCCAGTTCAAg CCAAACGTTTCAAAGTGATGGagcctcatcttcttctactaatGGCTCTTTACCATCAAACACAACTCAAACTCGTAACGCAATTCTCGTTAGTAATAGACAG AAAGGGAACCCGCTTCTTAAACATATCAGGAATGTGAAATGGGTTTTCTCAGATATCATTCCGGACTACGTGCTTGGTCAAACCTCTTGCGCTCTGTATTTAAG CTTGCGGTATCACCTGCTACATCCAGATTATCTCTATTTCCGCATAAGGGAACTACAGAAGAATTTCAAGCTCCGTGTTGTTCTTTGCCATGTCGACGTG GAAGATACCGTTAAACCATTGCTTGAAGTCACAAAAACTGCTCTACTTCATGATTGCACTTTATTGTGCGCCTGGAG CATGACAGAATGTGCCCGTTATTTGGAAACGATAAAAGTCTATGAAAACAAACCCGCAGATCTCATCCAAGGCCAAATGGATACAGATTATCTTTCACGG CTAAACCATTCTCTTACAAGCATCCGACATGTGAACAAGAGCGATGTAGTTACACTTGGTTCTACATTTGGG TCTCTTGCTCATATAATTGATGCATCCATGGAAGATTTAGCTCGTTGTCCCGGAATTGGCGAAC GTGAAGCGTTTGTATGA
- the LOC104709880 gene encoding glycine-rich cell wall structural protein 1.8-like, with the protein MNKQDVMKLQTCVLKVNVHCEGCKHKVKKQLQKIEGVYSVKADVEQGRVTVTGNVDPALLVKKLSKSGKHAEILGGGGGGGGGGKGFPNMNGQFANLNMNGNGKPKGGKESNQVKGKAGGGGGGGGGGGQIHGHGQPMQLTPQQIQQMMMMKAAAAHGGGNNGGGQMKMPPMAAKDQKKSVKFAEEDDDEFSDDDYDDEDFSEDDYEDDEFDDDEDDHDEMGHGHGGGGGNHMPPNKMMMPNKMPQMNGHHGGGGGGPKGPNEIMMMMNGFKGGGGGGKKGGGGGGGFEIPVQMMGMGEGKNGKDSKRGGKGGGGEKGKKVGKENKGSGGKTGKTDAKSGGGGLLGFFKKGKSGKGDEKKGAGKKDGGGGNKVKSSGAGGVQHYDSGPKKGGGGGSKGGGHGGHDIDELMKHSKGGGGGGNKGNHNHSAKGIGGPMGQVGPMVPGGPMGMMGPGGPMGMMGPSGPMGPMGQGGGYPAVQGLPMSGGGGYYQAPPQANHQMNQQQYMQMMMNQQQQQQQQQQAAAAHGGYGGGHGGDMYHPMMYARPYPAVNYAHPPPMPPPHSDSYTHMFSDENPGGCSVM; encoded by the exons ATGAATAAACAAGATGTTATGAAACTTCAG ACTTGTGTTCTGAAAGTGAACGTACACTGTGAAGGATGTAAGCATAAAGTGAAGAAACAGCTGCAGAAAATTGAAG GCGTCTACTCTGTAAAAGCAGATGTAGAACAGGGGAGAGTGACTGTCACAGGGAACGTTGACCCAGCTCTTCTGGTTAAGAAACTCAGCAAGTCAGGCAAACATGCCGAGATCTTAGGCGGTGGTGGAGGCGGGGGCGGAGGAGGAAAAGGGTTTCCTAATATGAATGGGCAATTTGCAAATCTCAACATGAATGGAAACGGTAAGCCTAAAGGTGGAAAAGAGAGTAACCAAGTCAAGGGTAAAGCTGGTGGcggcggtggcggtggcggaggaggaggtcAGATTCATGGACATGGTCAACCAATGCAATTGACTCCTCAACAGATTCaacaaatgatgatgatgaaggctGCAGCTGCTCATGGCGGTGGTAATAATGGTGGTGGTCAGATGAAGATGCCGCCTATGGCAGCTAAGGATCAGAAGAAGTCAGTTAAGTttgctgaagaagatgatgatgagtttagtGACGATGACTATGATGATGAGGATTTCAGTGAAGATGATTATGAAGACGATGAGttcgatgatgatgaagatgaccATGACGAGATGGGTCATGGTCATGGAGGTGGAGGAGGTAATCACATGCCTCCTAACAAGATGATGATGCCAAACAAGATGCCTCAGATGAATGGTCATcatggcggtggtggtggtggaccTAAGGGGCCTAAtgagataatgatgatgatgaatgggtTCAaaggcggcggaggaggaggaaagaaaggcggcggcggcggcggcgggtTTGAGATTCCGGTGCAAATGATGGGAATGGGCGAGGGTAAAAATGGAAAAGATAGTAAAAGGGGAGGTAAaggcggaggaggagagaagGGTAAGAAAGTAGGGAAAGAGAATAAAGGAAGTGGGGGCAAAACCGGAAAAACAGATGCCAAAAGCGGTGGTGGTGGCCTTCTAGGGTTTTTCAAAAAGGGTAAAAGTGGTAAAGGAGATGAGAAGAAGGGAGCAGGGAAGAAAGATGGGGGTGGGGGTAACAAGGTCAAATCATCTGGAGCAGGAGGAGTTCAACATTATGATAGTGGGCCTAaaaaaggaggaggaggcgggTCCAAAGGAGGTGGCCATGGGGGCCATGACATTGATGAGCTCATGAAACACAGCaaaggaggaggtggtggaggtAACAAGGGCAATCATAACCACAGTGCCAAAGGGATTGGTGGCCCAATGGGTCAAGTTGGTCCGATGGTTCCAGGTGGTCCGATGGGTATGATGGGTCCAGGTGGTCCTATGGGTATGATGGGTCCAAGTGGTCCGATGGGACCAATGGGACAAGGCGGAGGTTACCCGGCGGTTCAAGGCTTACCGATGAGCGGAGGCGGAGGATATTATCAGGCACCACCTCAGGCGAATCATCAAATGAACCAGCAACAGTACATGCAAATGATGATGAAccaacagcagcaacaacagcaacaacaacaagctgCGGCAGCTCATGGAGGATATGGTGGTGGTCACGGTGGTGACATGTACCATCCAATGATGTATGCTCGGCCTTACCCTGCGGTGAACTATGCTCACCCGCCTCCAATGCCGCCTCCTCACTCGGATTCTTATACTCATATGTTCAGCGATGAGAATCCTGGTGGTTGTAGTGTTATGTGA
- the LOC104709565 gene encoding phosphoglycerate mutase-like protein AT74, which yields MSPENKLLPKRIILVRHGESEGNLDTAAYTTTPDHKIQLTDSGLLQAQEAGARLHALISSNPSSPEWRVYFYVSPYDRTRSTLREIGRSFSRRRVIGVREECRIREQDFGNFQVKERMRATKKVRERFGRFFYRFPEGESAADVFDRVSSFLESLWRDIDMNRLHINPSHELNFVIVSHGLTSRVFLMKWFKWTVEQFEGLNNPGNSEIRVMELGQGGDYSLAIHHTEEELTAWGLSPEMIADQKWRVNAHKGEWKDDCKWYFGDFFDHMTDSDQECEAEPTEEEEDEVEGKRVNLLTSSEYNNEAELYNGKCC from the exons ATGAGTCCGGAGAATAAATTGCTACCGAAGAGGATCATCCTTGTACGGCACGGTGAATCGGAAGGGAATCTAGACACAGCGGCATACACAACGACTCCGGATCACAAGATCCAGTTAACCGATTCCGGTTTGCTTCAGGCTCAGGAAGCTGGAGCTCGTCTCCACGCCTTGATTTCCTCCAATCCTTCTTCCCCCGAGTGGCGTGTCTACTTCTACGTTTCTCCTTACGATCGTACCCGATCTACGCTCCGTGAGATCGGACGCTCCTTCTCCCGTCGCCGTGTGATTGGTGTTCGCGAGGAATGTCGGATTAGGGAACAGGATTTTGGGAATTTCCAGGTTAAAGAGCGTATGAGAGCCACCAAAAAGGTCAGAGAACGATTTGGCCGCTTTTTCTATCGCTTCCCGGAAGGTGAATCCGCCGCCGACGTCTTCGATCGCGTCTCCA GTTTCCTAGAGTCTCTATGGAGAGACATCGACATGAACAGACTACACATCAATCCGAGTCATGAGCTGAACTTTGTGATTGTCTCCCACGGCTTAACATCGCGCGTGTTTCTGATGAAATGGTTCAAGTGGACCGTGGAACAATTTGAGGGACTAAACAATCCCGGGAACAGCGAGATCAGAGTTATGGAATTAGGACAGGGAGGTGATTATAGCTTGGCGATTCATCACACAGAGGAAGAGTTGACGGCCTGGGGATTGTCACCAGAGATGATTGCAGATCAGAAATGGCGGGTTAACGCACATAAAGGCGAATGGAAAGATGATTGTAAGTGGTATTTTGGTGATTTCTTCGATCATATGACAGATTCGGATCAAGAGTGCGAGGCTGAGCccactgaagaagaagaagatgaagtagagGGGAAAAGAGTAAATCTGCTAACGAGTTCAGAATATAACAATGAGGCAGAGTTATACAATGGAAAGTGCTGCTGA
- the LOC104709492 gene encoding GDSL esterase/lipase At3g05180-like, producing the protein MENLFLTLSLFVAISHTLPHLAGSFPISHNFPAVFNFGDSNSDTGELTSGLGFLLQPSYGQTYFKPPSSGRFCNGRLIVDFLLEAIDRPYLRPYLDSISRQSYRRGCNFAAAGSTIQKANAASYSPFGFGVQVSQFITFKSKVIQLIHQDEELEKYLPSEYYFKNGLYMFDIGQNDLAGAFYSKTFDQVLALIPTILDIFQDGITRLYAEGARNFWIHNTGPLGCLAQVVSLFGKDKSKLDEFGCVSDHNQAAQLFNLQLNGLFKKLPQLYPGSHFTYVDIFSIKSDLILNHSKYGFDHSIMVCCGTGGPPLNFDDQVGCGETATSNGTIKTAKPCIDSSKYVSWDGIHYTEAANRFVTLHILTGKYSETVSSQNL; encoded by the exons ATGGAAAACCTTTTTCTTACATTATCACTATTTGTAGCCATCTCTCATACTCTGCCTCATCTCGCCGGTTCTTTTCCGATTTCTCATAATTTTCCGGCGGTTTTCAACTTCGGAGACTCTAACTCTGACACCGGAGAACTCACATCCGGTCTTGGATTCCTTCTCCAGCCTTCCTATGGACAAACCTACTTCAAACCTCCATCTTCCGGAAGATTTTGTAATGGACGTCTCATCGTCGATTTTCTAC tGGAAGCAATTGATCGGCCCTATTTGAGACCTTATTTAGATTCGATAAGCCGACAAAGTTACCGGAGAGGCTGCAATTTTGCAGCGGCTGGGTCAACGATTCAGAAGGCAAATGCTGCATCGTATAGCCCCTTTGGTTTTGGTGTTCAAGTCTCTCAATTCATCACCTTTAAGTCCAAAGTCATTCAACTGATACATCAAG atgAAGAGCTCGAAAAATACTTACCGTCcgaatattatttcaaaaatggattatatatgtttgacaTCGGACAAAATGATCTTGCCGGAGCATTTTACTCCAAGACATTTGATCAAGTTCTTGCTCTGATTCCTACAatcttggatatatttcaagaTGGAATAACG agattataTGCAGAAGGAGCAAGAAATTTTTGGATACACAACACAGGGCCACTTGGGTGTTTGGCTCAAGTTGTGTCACTATTTGGGAAAGACAAATCAAAGCTTGATGAGTTTGGTTGTGTCAGTGACCATAACCAAGCTGCTCAGCTTTTCAATTTGCAGCTTAATGGTCTTTTCAAAAAACTACCTCAACTATATCCCGGTTCCCATTTCACATACGTAGATATCTTCTCGATCAAATCCGACCTCATTCTGAATCATTCCAAATACG GTTTTGATCATTCGATAATGGTATGCTGTGGAACGGGAGGACCGCCACTGAACTTCGATGATCAGGTTGGTTGCGGTGAGACAGCAACATCAAATGGTACAATAAAAACCGCCAAACCTTGCATTGATAGCTCTAAATATGTTAGCTGGGACGGCATTCACTACACTGAAGCTGCAAACCGGTTTGTTACGCTACACATTCTCACCGGTAAATACTCTGAGACGGTGTCGTCTCAAAATCTATAG
- the LOC104709795 gene encoding DNA excision repair protein ERCC-1-like isoform X1, with amino-acid sequence MANEDDEGEKSRSVHQQIANKHKTQILIGVPSYREVLESSQTKSTPPSFFKPSQSFSQAFAFVKSSDVYSPPPPSSAAASSSHPPGASQVPSSSQTFQSDGASSSSTNGSLPSNTTQTRNAILVSNRQKGNPLLKHIRNVKWVFSDIIPDYVLGQTSCALYLSLRYHLLHPDYLYFRIRELQKNFKLRVVLCHVDVEDTVKPLLEVTKTALLHDCTLLCAWSMTECARYLETIKVYENKPADLIQGQMDTDYLSRLNHSLTSIRHVNKSDVVTLGSTFGSLAHIIDASMEDLARCPGIGERKVKRLYDTFHEPFKRTTPSYPTVIEPTIPEAPLQKDVNSEEPVEEDEDFVEDSRKRKKKEPEKTVKIALSAVFARYSDRLSKKKEKQEKDTRTESED; translated from the exons ATGGCGAATGAAGACGACGAGGGTGAGAAATCCAGAAGCGTTCATCAACAGATTGCTAATAAACACAAAACCCAGATCTTAATTGGTGTGCCATCGTACCGGGAAGTTTTGGAAAGCTCGCAGACGAAGTCCACGCCTCCTTCTTTTTTCAAACCTTCCCAGAGTTTCTCTCAAGCATTCGCTTTCGTCAAATCGTCCGACGTTTActctcctcctccgccttcCTCAGCCGCCGCCTCTTCTTCACATCCGCCGGGCGCTTCTCAGGTGCCCAGTTCAAg CCAAACGTTTCAAAGTGATGGagcctcatcttcttctactaatGGCTCTTTACCATCAAACACAACTCAAACTCGTAACGCAATTCTCGTTAGTAATAGACAG AAAGGGAACCCGCTTCTTAAACATATCAGGAATGTGAAATGGGTTTTCTCAGATATCATTCCGGACTACGTGCTTGGTCAAACCTCTTGCGCTCTGTATTTAAG CTTGCGGTATCACCTGCTACATCCAGATTATCTCTATTTCCGCATAAGGGAACTACAGAAGAATTTCAAGCTCCGTGTTGTTCTTTGCCATGTCGACGTG GAAGATACCGTTAAACCATTGCTTGAAGTCACAAAAACTGCTCTACTTCATGATTGCACTTTATTGTGCGCCTGGAG CATGACAGAATGTGCCCGTTATTTGGAAACGATAAAAGTCTATGAAAACAAACCCGCAGATCTCATCCAAGGCCAAATGGATACAGATTATCTTTCACGG CTAAACCATTCTCTTACAAGCATCCGACATGTGAACAAGAGCGATGTAGTTACACTTGGTTCTACATTTGGG TCTCTTGCTCATATAATTGATGCATCCATGGAAGATTTAGCTCGTTGTCCCGGAATTGGCGAACGTAAG GTGAAGCGTTTGTATGATACATTCCATGAGCCTTTCAAGCGTACAACTCCAAGCTACCCGACTGTTATTGAACCTACAATCCCGGAAGCTCCACTTCAGAAAGATGTGAACTCAGAGGAACCtgttgaagaagacgaagattttGTGGAAGACTCGAGAAAACGCAAGAAGAAAGAGCCCGAGAAAACTGTGAAGATCGCGCTCTCAGCTGTTTTTGCTCGATACTCGGATAGACTCagcaagaagaaggagaaacaggAGAAAGATACAAGAACAGAGTCAGAGGATTAA
- the LOC104709637 gene encoding branched-chain-amino-acid aminotransferase-like protein 1, with translation MTEPEVIHSWSAPRSLSTSLMYSFSQRDDTEVVDEPLYAAFLKATGFDRPYRDDVLSKMECNGDKVVKDVIYGSGSKKYRYCKSIVLFFFFFFFXXXXXXFGLPSELMSKGKHFILIRNPLNILPSFEKIHPPSFLELGLGELVSIYSDLCQMGTPPTVIDADELQRDPETTLRGLCDDLDIPFQASMLKWEAGPIPEDGGWAPWWYKSVHKSTGFSSPEKCPRSFPLSHYDLLEQSLPLYNILRSHVKHRSSLLSSPLPPPSLPVPENAKLLAWVGDEILPRDMAKVSVFDSVVQGGDSVWEGLRIYKGKIFKLEEHLDRLFDSAKALAFDNVPAREEIKEAIFTTLITNGMFDNTHIRLSLTRGKKVTSGMSPAFNQYGCTLIVLAEWKPPVYDNDGGIVLVTATTRRNSPNNLDSKIHHNNLLNNILAKIESNNANAADAIMLDKDGYVSETNATNIFMVKKGCVITPHADYCLPGITRTTVMELVVKEKFILVERRISLSEFHTADEVWTTGTMGELSPVVKIDGRVIGDGKVGPVTRTLQNAYKKLTEDSGVPIPTYQES, from the exons ATGACAGAACCAGAGGTGATTCACTCATGGTCTGCACCAAGATCTCTCAGCACCAGCCTCATGTACTCCTTTTCTCAG AGAGATGATACTGAAGTTGTCGATGAGCCATTATATGCAGCTTTTCTTAAAGCTACAGGTTTTGATAGGCCATACAGAGACGATGTTCTCTCCAAGATG GAGTGCAATGGAGATAAAGTTGTGAAAGATGTCATATATGGATCAGGATCAAAGAAGTACCGGTATTGTAAG TctattgttctgttttttttttttttttttttttNNNNNNNNNNNNNNNNTTTTGGTTTGCCAAGTGAACTGATGAGTAAAGGAAAGCATTTCATATTGATACGCAATCCTCTTAACATTCTG CCTTCTTTTGAGAAAATACACCCTCCATCGTTTCTCGAATTAGGCTTGGGGGAATTAGTCTCTATATACAGTGATCTATGTCAGATGGGAACTCCACCTACAGTCATCGATGCTGATGAGCTTCAGCGAGATCCTGAG ACCACATTACGCGGTCTTTGCGATGATCTGGATATTCCATTTCAAGCTTCTATGCTTAA atgggAAGCTGGCCCTATACCAGAAGATGGAGGATGGGCACCATGGTGGTACAAGAGTGTGCATAAATCAACTGGTTTCTCGTCTCCAGAAAAGTGTCCTCGG TCATTCCCTCTGTCTCATTACGATTTGTTGGAGCAAAGTCTACCCCTTTACAACATTCTTAGGAGCCATGTGAAGCACAGGTCCTCCCTCTTGAGCAGTCCCTTGCCTCCTCCTAGTCTCCCGGTTCCTGAAAACGCAAAACTTCTTGCATGGGTCGGTGATGAGATTCTGCCTCGTGATATGGCAAAG GTTTCTGTTTTTGACTCAGTTGTACAAGGCGGTGACTCGGTATGGGAAGGACTTCGGATTTACAAGGGGAAGATATTCAAGCTTGAAGAACATCTAGATAG GCTATTTGACTCAGCAAAGGCCCTGGCTTTCGACAATGTTCCAGCGCGTGAAGAG ATAAAAGAAGCAATCTTCACAACTCTCATAACAAATGGTATGTTTGACAATACACATATCAGGTTGTCTCTAACTCGAGGCAAAAAg GTAACTTCTGGAATGAGCCCTGCGTTTAATCAATATGGATGCACACTTATTG TGCTTGCCGAATGGAAGCCTCCGGTGTATGACAATGATGGTGGAATTGTGCTGGTGACTGCAACTACACGCCGCAATTCACCTAAT aaTTTGGATTCCAAGATTCATCACAACAACCTTCTCAACAACATACTAGCAAAG ATTGAAAGTAACAATGCGAATGCTGCGGACGCCATTATGCTTGACAAGGATGGTTATGTGTCTGAAACCAATGCAACAAACATT TTCATGGTGAAGAAAGGCTGTGTTATTACTCCTCACGCAGATTACTGTCTCCCAGGCATAACCAGAACTACT GTCATGGAGCTTGTGGTGAAAGAGAAGTTCATCTTAGTAGAACGAAGAATCAGTCTCTCCGAATTCCACACAGCTGATGAG gttTGGACAACAGGAACTATGGGAGAACTAAGCCCG GTTGTGAAGATTGATGGGCGTGTGATTGGTGACGGAAAAGTTGGACCGGTAACGAGAACACTGCAAAACGCTTACAAGAAACTCACAGAGGATTCAGGTGTGCCAATACCTACTTACCAAGAATcctga